A single Methanocaldococcus bathoardescens DNA region contains:
- a CDS encoding ATP-binding cassette domain-containing protein: MLKVENLSKIWKDFKLKNVSFEMDREYCVILGPSGAGKSVLIKCIAGILKPDSGKILLNGEDITNLPPEKRNVGYVPQNYALFPNKNVYKNIAYGLIIKKANRLEIDRKVKEIAEFLNISHLLDRNVKTLSGGEQQRVALARALILNPSILLLDEPTSAVDIKIKENIISELKKIKHIPVLHITHDLAEARTLGEKVGIFMNGELIAFGNRDILKKPKNKKVAEFLGFNIINDKAIAPEDVIIKDGNEGEVVNIIDYGKYKKVFVKYNGYIIKAFTERDLNIGDNVGLEFREETKLS, from the coding sequence ATGCTTAAAGTAGAAAATCTATCAAAAATTTGGAAAGATTTTAAATTAAAGAATGTTTCCTTTGAAATGGATAGGGAGTATTGTGTAATTCTCGGCCCAAGTGGGGCTGGAAAATCCGTCTTAATAAAATGTATAGCTGGAATTTTAAAACCAGATTCTGGTAAAATTTTATTAAACGGTGAAGATATAACCAATCTACCACCAGAAAAAAGGAATGTCGGATATGTTCCTCAAAACTATGCTTTATTCCCAAACAAAAATGTTTATAAAAACATTGCTTATGGATTGATAATAAAAAAGGCAAATAGATTAGAAATTGATAGGAAGGTTAAGGAAATTGCTGAGTTTTTAAATATTTCCCATCTGTTGGATAGAAATGTTAAAACCTTAAGTGGAGGGGAACAGCAGAGAGTGGCTTTAGCAAGGGCTTTAATTTTAAACCCATCTATTTTACTTTTAGATGAGCCAACATCTGCTGTAGATATCAAAATTAAAGAAAATATCATCTCTGAGTTAAAAAAGATAAAGCATATTCCTGTTTTACATATAACTCATGATTTGGCTGAAGCAAGGACTTTGGGAGAAAAAGTAGGAATCTTTATGAATGGTGAGCTTATAGCTTTTGGAAACAGAGATATATTAAAAAAACCTAAGAATAAAAAGGTAGCTGAGTTTTTAGGATTTAATATAATAAATGATAAAGCCATAGCTCCGGAAGATGTAATTATCAAAGATGGAAATGAAGGGGAGGTTGTAAATATCATAGATTATGGAAAATATAAAAAGGTGTTTGTTAAATATAATGGTTACATCATTAAAGCATTTACAGAAAGAGATTTAAATATTGGAGATAATGTTGGATTAGAATTTAGAGAAGAAACAAAACTATCATAA